A region of the Geomonas subterranea genome:
GGTCTCCTCCACGTTCTTGACCAGGCAGGTCTCGGTGAGTTCCAATTCCAGGAGGGCTAGGTCCACGCCGCTTTGCTCCGCCGCCTCCTCGACCAACCGGCACAGCTCGCTGCGCATGAATTGACACCCCGAGATGTTCACCGACATCCTGAGCGGCAGGCACCCCGCATCGAGCCATTGCCTGAGCTTGTTACAGGCGGTCTTCAGCACCCACTCCCCCAGCGGGATGATGATCCCGGTGGCCTCGGCGAGCGGGATGAAGGAATCGGGCATCACCCGCCCCTTTTCCGGGCTCATCCAGCGCACCAGCGCCTCCACCGCGGCGATCCTTCCGGTACGGGCATCCATGATGGGCTGGTACTCCAGGAAGAACTCCTCCCGTTCCAGCGCCATCCAGAGCTCGAACTCAAGCCGCGTCCGTTCCTGCAGCTTCTGGTTCATCTGCGTGCTGTAGAAACAGAATTCAACGCCCGGTTTCTTGGCGTTGTACATGGCGATGTCCGCATTTTTGAGCAGGGTCTCGGGTGTGGTGCCGTCGTCGGGGTAGACCGAGATGCCGATGCTGGCGCCAACGTAGACCTCCCGCCCGCCAACCTCGTACACCGGGGAGAGTTTCCTGAGCAGGTTCTGCGCGATGCAGCTCGCGTTGTCCTCCGTGTCGAGGGTCGCCACCACCACGAACTCGTCCCCCCCCAGCCGCGCCAGGGTGTCCTTCTTGCGTACCGAGCTCTTCAGGCGCTGCCCGACCTCGATCAGGATCTGGTCCCCCGCCTCGTGCCCCATGGTGTCGTTGATCGGCTTGAAGCCGTTCAAGTCGAAGAAGAGGGTTGCCATCTTGAGCCCCTCGCGCTGCGCGATGCCGATGGTGTGCTCCATCCGGTCCAGCAGCATGCGCCGGTTCAAGAGCCCGGTGAGGCTGTCGTAGTAGGCGAGATGCTCGAGCTGTTCCGCGCTCCGCTTCTTCTCGGTAACGTCCTCCAAAAGGGTCGCCACCATGCCATCCCCCATCGGGAAGGCGTTCACGACAAAGACCCGACCCGCCCCTTCCTGTGTCAGCTCCAGGCTCACCTCGGCCGGCGCTCCCTGGAGCGCCTCCCGGACCGGCGCGAAAAGCCCCCCCTGCACCTGCAGGATGCTCTTGCCGATGTCGTCCCGTCCGAAGCCGAAGACGGAGGCGGCGGCCGGGTTGATGTCCGCCAGGACCAGGTCAATATCGGTTCCGCTGCCGGGGACGGTCCGGTACAGGGCCAGCCCCTCGTTGAGGGACTCGTACACCGAGCGGTACTTCTCCTCGCTTTGTTTCAAGCTGCGGTAGGCATTATCGATGGCTCGCAGCGGCACGGTACGCAGCCGGAAGAAGGTGAAGCCGGCGGCAAGAGCCCCCAGGCAGAAGAGCAGCGCGGTCACCATGAGGGTCGGGGCCAGCGAGCGCGACACCACCAGGTTAGCCACCTGGTGCCCCGCATCGTGCACCGGGAAGGTCTGGGAAAGAAGCGGCGGCAGCATCTTGTCCGAGCTCTCCGCGATCACCTGCCCTTGCAGGTTGTACAGGACCCGCTTCTCCGCGGTCTCCGTGGAGCGCCGCGCCAGGAGCTCCTTCAGGCGCAGTT
Encoded here:
- a CDS encoding putative bifunctional diguanylate cyclase/phosphodiesterase: MIRHSQSIRRSTTLTAGILSAVLTVVPPAIYFVMAFSHMTGVIETEGEINARVVGTLVVANPRMWEFEELRLKELLARRSTETAEKRVLYNLQGQVIAESSDKMLPPLLSQTFPVHDAGHQVANLVVSRSLAPTLMVTALLFCLGALAAGFTFFRLRTVPLRAIDNAYRSLKQSEEKYRSVYESLNEGLALYRTVPGSGTDIDLVLADINPAAASVFGFGRDDIGKSILQVQGGLFAPVREALQGAPAEVSLELTQEGAGRVFVVNAFPMGDGMVATLLEDVTEKKRSAEQLEHLAYYDSLTGLLNRRMLLDRMEHTIGIAQREGLKMATLFFDLNGFKPINDTMGHEAGDQILIEVGQRLKSSVRKKDTLARLGGDEFVVVATLDTEDNASCIAQNLLRKLSPVYEVGGREVYVGASIGISVYPDDGTTPETLLKNADIAMYNAKKPGVEFCFYSTQMNQKLQERTRLEFELWMALEREEFFLEYQPIMDARTGRIAAVEALVRWMSPEKGRVMPDSFIPLAEATGIIIPLGEWVLKTACNKLRQWLDAGCLPLRMSVNISGCQFMRSELCRLVEEAAEQSGVDLALLELELTETCLVKNVEETATKLWHLKGLNVSIGIDDFGTGYSSLQYLKNFPIDHLKIDRAFIRNVCELPDERAIVDAIIGIAKAMELHVIAEGVETREQAEFLAQRGCDELQGYYYHRPLSEERLLEVLRDERERRETGAGTAGAGEAGMKDAGVEGAPAPVQPV